The following are encoded in a window of Polynucleobacter sp. VK25 genomic DNA:
- the thiL gene encoding thiamine-phosphate kinase, producing the protein MSSRSTPLGEFDLIERFFKTGADSLRTDSDQAITLGIGDDCALIHPQADEEIAITSDMLVEGRHFFAGANPGLLARKALAVNLSDLAAMGARPLGFTLAIALPAVDEAWLKAFSEGLFAIAKEYSCPLIGGDTTAGPLTISITAFGSTPVNKAIRRSGAKVDDDIWVSGAVGDARLVLAALRHEINLSTEDLQQIEHRMHQPTPRIELGSRLRGVATAALDVSDGLLGDLRHILRQSQVDAQIQLDQLPKSSILKKQELRIQNQFAACGGDDYELCFTADQNQREKIQEISKSLHLPLTLIGKILPKKDTQAKVHLLDASGSELSNAEAAPFLNSFDHFAS; encoded by the coding sequence ATGTCTTCTCGCTCCACCCCCCTCGGTGAATTTGACCTAATCGAACGTTTCTTCAAAACGGGTGCGGATTCCTTGCGTACCGACTCAGATCAAGCAATCACCCTAGGCATTGGCGATGACTGTGCCCTCATCCACCCTCAGGCAGATGAAGAAATCGCCATCACCAGCGATATGCTGGTTGAAGGTAGGCACTTTTTTGCAGGTGCCAATCCTGGGCTATTGGCCCGCAAAGCCCTAGCAGTCAACCTTTCAGACCTAGCCGCCATGGGTGCAAGACCGCTGGGATTTACTCTGGCAATCGCCCTGCCTGCGGTAGATGAGGCTTGGCTAAAAGCTTTTTCTGAAGGCCTTTTTGCCATCGCTAAAGAATATTCTTGCCCACTGATAGGTGGAGACACCACTGCAGGCCCGCTCACCATCTCTATTACCGCCTTTGGCAGTACCCCCGTCAATAAAGCCATCCGCAGATCAGGGGCAAAAGTAGATGACGATATTTGGGTATCGGGTGCTGTTGGTGATGCAAGACTTGTTCTTGCTGCACTGCGTCATGAAATAAATCTATCTACTGAAGATTTACAGCAAATCGAACATCGCATGCATCAACCAACACCGCGAATTGAATTGGGCTCTCGATTAAGAGGTGTAGCTACTGCAGCGTTAGATGTATCCGATGGCTTGCTAGGCGACTTACGCCATATCTTGCGGCAATCACAAGTTGATGCACAAATTCAGTTAGATCAACTACCAAAGTCGAGCATCCTAAAAAAACAAGAGTTGCGCATTCAAAATCAATTTGCTGCGTGTGGCGGCGATGATTACGAACTTTGCTTCACGGCCGATCAAAATCAACGCGAAAAGATTCAAGAGATTAGTAAATCACTTCATTTGCCTTTGACCTTAATTGGAAAAATACTTCCGAAAAAAGATACACAAGCAAAAGTACATTTGCTAGATGCTTCTGGCTCAGAACTGAGCAATGCAGAGGCGGCGCCCTTTCTTAACTCATTTGATCACTTTGCATCATGA
- a CDS encoding outer membrane protein assembly factor BamE, protein MSLALLGLLGVTGCTSAVDETQRAWMNKIFRPYVPDVVQGNFISSEQYSKLQLGMTREQVRQIMGTPLLASYFHANRWDYIFEFKRAGQPISKERHVTIFFDGEKVVKFEGDALPTEVEMVAEIDNYAKTKRSFWEVITGANKPPVTPPLQQPELLVTSKTDNLPVGAAIPAANTSSSFWDFFSFSNKQPDAQSPQLGPGTLNDVPKATDSK, encoded by the coding sequence GTGTCTTTAGCTCTACTGGGATTGCTTGGGGTGACAGGCTGCACTTCTGCAGTTGATGAAACCCAACGCGCTTGGATGAATAAGATTTTTAGACCTTACGTGCCTGATGTCGTACAAGGTAACTTCATCTCTAGCGAGCAATATTCCAAATTGCAACTAGGTATGACGCGTGAACAAGTGCGCCAAATTATGGGCACGCCATTATTGGCTAGCTATTTCCACGCCAATCGGTGGGATTACATTTTTGAATTCAAGCGTGCTGGTCAGCCGATTAGCAAAGAACGTCATGTCACCATCTTTTTTGATGGTGAGAAAGTGGTGAAATTTGAGGGCGATGCATTGCCAACTGAAGTGGAGATGGTTGCTGAGATTGATAACTATGCCAAGACAAAGCGTTCATTCTGGGAAGTGATTACTGGGGCCAATAAGCCGCCTGTTACACCACCACTGCAGCAACCAGAACTTTTGGTGACAAGCAAGACCGATAATTTGCCAGTAGGTGCGGCTATACCTGCGGCTAATACTAGTAGCTCATTCTGGGACTTTTTTAGCTTTTCAAATAAGCAGCCAGATGCGCAGTCTCCACAGTTAGGGCCGGGCACTTTAAATGATGTGCCTAAGGCAACTGATTCTAAGTAA
- the tkt gene encoding transketolase: MSNLQIRMANAIRALSMDAVQQANSGHPGMPMGMADIAVGLWNEHLKHNPTDPHWMDRDRFVLSNGHGSMLLYSLLHLSGYDLPIEELKNFRQLHSKTPGHPEYGITPGVETTTGPLGQGISNAVGMALAEKLLAEEFNRPGHNIVDHYTYVFLGDGCLMEGISHEVCSLAGTLKLNKLIALWDDNGISIDGKVVSWFNEDTPKRFEAYGWNVICAVDGHDAEAVSAAIAKAKKSDKPTLICCKTAIGQGSPNMAGSDKVHGSPLGAAEIAATRVALNWPYVPFEIPKDIYAAWDFKKRGQAVEHEWNKEFQKYKNKFPELASELQRRMAGDLSKDFSSTLNAYLKTCQTKAETIATRKASQNAIEALAPALPEFMGGSADLTGSNLTNWSSCKAVRADQWGNHINYGVREFGMSAIMNGIALHGGYIPFGGTFLTFSDYSRNALRMAALMKLRSIFVFTHDSIGLGEDGPTHQSVEHVASLRLIPNLMVWRPCDTTESAVAWGSAIERKNGPSALIFSRQNCPFVSRSAAQIKDIARGGYVLRDPSGKIDAVIIATGSEIALALQTAERLEKDSAGKIGIRVVSIPSTTVFDQQDAAYKAKVLPANIPRIAVEAGVSDFWWKYGCAAVHGVDTFGESAPAPVLYEYFGLTVDQIAKTVQECIAKK, from the coding sequence ATGTCAAACCTTCAAATTCGCATGGCCAATGCCATTCGCGCTTTATCCATGGATGCAGTTCAGCAGGCAAATTCAGGACACCCTGGTATGCCAATGGGCATGGCAGATATTGCTGTCGGTCTTTGGAATGAACATTTAAAACATAACCCAACAGATCCACATTGGATGGATCGCGATCGTTTTGTTTTATCCAATGGTCACGGCTCCATGTTGTTGTATTCACTCTTGCATCTTTCTGGCTACGACTTGCCAATTGAAGAGTTAAAAAATTTCCGCCAATTACACAGCAAAACTCCAGGACATCCTGAGTACGGAATTACGCCTGGTGTAGAAACAACCACTGGTCCACTAGGGCAAGGAATTTCGAATGCAGTTGGTATGGCATTGGCCGAAAAATTACTGGCAGAAGAATTTAACCGTCCTGGTCACAATATCGTTGATCACTACACCTATGTATTTTTAGGTGATGGTTGCTTGATGGAAGGTATCAGCCATGAAGTGTGTTCATTGGCTGGCACATTAAAACTGAATAAGCTGATTGCATTGTGGGATGACAACGGCATCTCGATTGATGGCAAAGTAGTTTCTTGGTTTAACGAAGATACGCCGAAGCGCTTTGAAGCCTATGGCTGGAATGTCATTTGTGCTGTAGACGGGCATGATGCAGAAGCTGTATCTGCTGCGATTGCTAAGGCGAAAAAGAGCGATAAGCCAACCCTGATTTGCTGTAAGACTGCGATTGGCCAAGGCTCGCCGAACATGGCGGGTAGCGATAAAGTACACGGTTCACCATTAGGTGCCGCTGAGATTGCAGCTACACGTGTAGCCTTGAATTGGCCTTATGTGCCATTTGAAATTCCAAAAGATATTTATGCAGCTTGGGATTTTAAAAAGCGTGGTCAAGCCGTAGAACACGAGTGGAATAAAGAGTTTCAGAAATATAAAAACAAATTTCCAGAACTCGCCTCTGAATTGCAGCGTCGTATGGCGGGTGATTTATCCAAAGATTTTTCATCGACACTCAATGCATATTTAAAAACTTGCCAAACTAAAGCAGAGACCATTGCTACGCGTAAAGCAAGTCAAAATGCGATTGAAGCTTTAGCACCCGCTTTGCCAGAATTTATGGGCGGCTCTGCTGACCTCACTGGATCTAACTTAACCAATTGGTCTTCATGCAAAGCAGTACGTGCTGATCAATGGGGCAACCATATCAATTACGGCGTTCGTGAATTTGGCATGAGTGCCATCATGAATGGCATTGCCTTACATGGCGGATATATTCCATTTGGCGGTACGTTCTTAACTTTCTCAGACTACAGCCGTAATGCCTTACGTATGGCTGCGTTGATGAAGCTACGCAGCATCTTTGTCTTTACCCATGATTCCATTGGTTTGGGTGAAGATGGCCCAACCCACCAGTCTGTAGAGCATGTAGCCAGTCTGCGCCTGATCCCGAACTTGATGGTTTGGCGTCCTTGCGACACCACGGAGAGCGCTGTAGCCTGGGGCTCAGCGATTGAGCGTAAAAATGGCCCTAGCGCCCTGATATTTAGTCGTCAGAACTGCCCATTCGTATCTCGTTCAGCAGCGCAAATTAAAGATATCGCACGCGGTGGTTATGTCTTGCGTGATCCATCTGGCAAGATTGATGCGGTCATTATTGCGACTGGCTCTGAAATTGCCCTTGCATTGCAAACTGCAGAGCGTTTAGAAAAAGACAGCGCAGGAAAAATCGGCATTCGTGTTGTGTCCATTCCTTCGACCACCGTCTTTGATCAACAAGATGCCGCATACAAAGCAAAAGTATTGCCAGCTAATATTCCGCGCATTGCGGTTGAAGCAGGTGTGAGTGATTTCTGGTGGAAATATGGTTGTGCAGCAGTGCATGGTGTTGATACCTTTGGTGAGTCTGCACCGGCACCTGTGTTGTATGAATATTTTGGCTTAACAGTCGATCAGATTGCAAAGACAGTACAGGAATGCATCGCAAAGAAATAA
- the fur gene encoding ferric iron uptake transcriptional regulator, translating to MPTPEDLRDIGLKATGPRLKILDFFHQNGGTHFSAEDVFMALAKEDKEIGLATVYRVLTQFERAGLLLRSHFESSKGDSRAIYELNEGQHHDHLVCIDCGHVEEFVDEAIEKRQRDIAKNLGFKLQEHALAMYGHCLKKNCRNKQAK from the coding sequence ATCCCTACCCCTGAAGATTTACGCGATATCGGCCTAAAAGCAACTGGTCCGCGGCTGAAAATTCTGGATTTTTTCCATCAAAACGGTGGCACTCACTTCAGTGCTGAAGATGTTTTTATGGCTTTAGCTAAAGAGGACAAAGAGATCGGCCTAGCAACGGTTTACCGGGTTCTTACCCAGTTTGAGCGAGCTGGCCTGCTTCTCCGTAGCCATTTTGAATCCAGCAAGGGCGATAGCAGAGCCATCTACGAACTGAATGAGGGTCAGCACCATGACCACTTAGTCTGTATTGACTGCGGCCATGTTGAGGAGTTTGTGGATGAAGCCATTGAAAAAAGGCAGCGGGATATAGCCAAAAATCTGGGTTTTAAGCTCCAGGAACACGCCTTAGCGATGTATGGTCATTGTTTGAAGAAAAATTGCCGCAACAAACAAGCTAAATAG
- a CDS encoding barstar family protein, translated as MNNRSENSNTASFDEHSRAESWDSNDRLETESSAANIYAEGGLSRLQTYAANQVSGKKVTASWRAALAVRDAGPPAMLRSVRPNIVQSIRAFRTPDLQEAATELGQHFIYANCANAMTKGEVLESIAIAYSFTKQQAKNYDPLLDALTTTVDKSGPQPGFVVVLEGLPCTQKFDKEARETLLDVFRDAVDFWAERRTPYRVFYSFA; from the coding sequence ATGAATAATCGCTCTGAAAACAGCAATACAGCCAGCTTCGATGAACATAGCCGCGCTGAAAGTTGGGATAGCAATGATCGACTTGAAACTGAGTCATCCGCTGCCAACATTTATGCTGAAGGCGGTTTATCTCGTTTACAAACCTATGCAGCAAATCAAGTTTCGGGGAAAAAAGTGACAGCTTCTTGGCGTGCCGCTTTGGCCGTTCGCGATGCCGGACCGCCGGCAATGTTGCGCAGTGTGCGCCCTAATATCGTGCAATCTATTCGTGCTTTCCGTACTCCTGACTTGCAGGAAGCGGCAACTGAATTAGGTCAACACTTCATTTATGCCAATTGTGCAAATGCAATGACTAAAGGTGAGGTTTTGGAGTCCATTGCGATTGCTTACTCATTTACTAAGCAACAGGCAAAAAACTACGATCCATTGTTGGATGCCTTAACCACTACAGTGGATAAGTCTGGCCCACAACCTGGTTTTGTTGTGGTGCTTGAAGGTTTGCCATGCACTCAGAAGTTTGACAAAGAAGCTCGCGAAACATTGTTAGATGTTTTCCGTGATGCTGTTGATTTCTGGGCTGAGCGCCGTACACCGTATCGCGTCTTCTACTCCTTCGCTTAA
- the gap gene encoding type I glyceraldehyde-3-phosphate dehydrogenase gives MTIRVAINGYGRIGRMVLRALYEDQVNGKPRRDIKIVAINAMGDIAINAHLTQYDSAHGRFPAEVSVDGDCMVVNGDRIKIFCTRNPAETPWGELGVDLVLECTGKFTSKEKAMIHIQQGAKKVLISAPGEKDVDATIVYGVNQQVLKPSDVVVSNASCTTNCLAPLVKPLLEKIGIESGLMTTIHAFTNDQVLTDVYHKDMRRARSAVTSMIPTKTGAAKAVGLVLPALAGRFDGFAMRVPVINVSVVDLTFAASRATSVDEVNSILKAASEGELKGILGFNTLPLVSIDFNHDPRPSIYDASQTRVSADGKLVKVLAWYDNEWGYSVQMLNAAEALMAVK, from the coding sequence ATGACAATTCGCGTCGCAATTAATGGTTATGGACGTATCGGTCGCATGGTATTGCGTGCTTTGTATGAGGATCAAGTAAACGGCAAGCCACGTCGTGATATCAAGATCGTTGCAATTAATGCGATGGGCGATATTGCTATCAATGCCCACCTAACTCAATATGATTCAGCGCATGGCCGCTTCCCAGCCGAGGTTTCAGTCGATGGTGATTGCATGGTGGTCAATGGCGATCGCATCAAAATATTCTGCACACGTAATCCTGCAGAAACCCCATGGGGTGAATTGGGTGTCGATCTAGTTTTGGAGTGCACCGGCAAGTTCACTTCAAAAGAAAAAGCCATGATTCATATTCAGCAGGGCGCGAAGAAAGTATTGATTTCTGCTCCTGGTGAAAAAGATGTGGACGCAACGATTGTGTATGGCGTAAATCAACAAGTATTAAAGCCAAGCGATGTTGTTGTATCAAATGCTAGCTGTACAACAAACTGTTTAGCTCCATTGGTTAAGCCGCTCCTAGAAAAGATTGGCATTGAATCAGGTTTGATGACGACGATTCATGCGTTCACAAATGATCAAGTGCTGACTGACGTTTATCACAAGGATATGCGCCGTGCGCGTTCTGCTGTTACCAGCATGATCCCAACAAAAACTGGCGCAGCTAAAGCGGTTGGTTTAGTGTTGCCAGCATTGGCAGGTCGCTTTGATGGTTTCGCGATGCGTGTGCCAGTGATCAACGTTTCCGTAGTGGATCTGACTTTTGCTGCAAGCCGTGCTACTAGCGTGGATGAAGTGAACTCCATTCTTAAGGCTGCCAGCGAGGGTGAGCTCAAAGGTATTTTGGGCTTCAATACGCTGCCGTTGGTATCCATCGACTTTAACCATGATCCACGCCCAAGTATTTATGACGCTTCTCAGACTCGCGTTTCTGCAGATGGCAAGTTGGTAAAGGTATTAGCTTGGTATGACAACGAGTGGGGTTATTCAGTTCAAATGCTCAATGCTGCAGAGGCATTGATGGCTGTAAAGTAA
- a CDS encoding NADP-dependent malic enzyme translates to MSKENSKEQQIAALREAALQYHEFPTPGKIEIAPTKQLTNQRDLALAYTPGVAAPCEEIVKDPANAFKYTARGNLVGVITNGTAVLGLGNIGPLASKPVMEGKAVLFKKFAGIDVFDIEVNENDPDKLVEIIAALEPTFGGINLEDIKAPDCFVVERKLQARMKIPVFHDDQHGTAIVVAAAILNGLKVVGKKVEEVKLVTSGAGAAALACLDLLVDLGIQRKNIWVTDLAGVAYKGRKELMDPEKEPFCQDTDLRTLDQAIEGADIFLGLSAGGVLKQDMVKKMAPKPLVYALANPTPEILPEEVKAVRPDAVMATGRTDYPNQVNNVLCFPFIFRGALDVGATTITRGMEVAAVKAVAELAQAEQSEVVASVYGIENLSFGPEYLIPKPFDPRLITVIAPAVAKAAMDDGVALRPIKDFDAYRNQLQQFVYHSGTLMKPLFSIAKRVPANQKRIVFAEGEDERVLRAVQIIIDEHLATPILIGRPAVIEHRLEKFGLRMKAGDDFEIVNPENDSRFRDFWQTYLALTERKGVTQSFAKLEVRRRNSLIGSLLIQKGMADGMISGTVGNIATHLKYVDEVIGHEPGANVYGAMSGLILPGRQVFLVDTHINLDPTAEQLADLTLMAASEMRKLGLAPKVALLSHSNFGSSNAPSAVKMREVLALLQKADPTLEVDGEMHGDSALDASIREGAVSSSSLKGDANLLVLPNIDAANISYNLLKTAAGNGIAIGPLLLGVAKPIHILTPAATVRRIVNVTTLAVVEAASNARGIT, encoded by the coding sequence ATGAGCAAAGAAAACAGTAAAGAGCAACAAATTGCAGCCTTAAGAGAGGCGGCCCTTCAGTATCACGAGTTTCCGACTCCGGGCAAAATTGAAATTGCCCCAACCAAGCAATTGACCAATCAACGAGACTTAGCGCTGGCATATACGCCTGGTGTTGCAGCTCCTTGCGAAGAAATTGTTAAAGATCCAGCGAATGCTTTCAAGTACACAGCGCGCGGAAATTTAGTTGGCGTCATTACAAACGGCACAGCCGTTTTAGGCTTAGGAAATATCGGACCACTGGCAAGTAAGCCAGTGATGGAAGGTAAAGCAGTTCTATTTAAGAAGTTTGCTGGTATAGATGTTTTCGATATCGAGGTCAATGAAAATGATCCTGATAAGTTAGTTGAAATCATTGCGGCACTAGAGCCAACGTTTGGCGGTATTAATTTAGAAGACATTAAAGCGCCTGATTGTTTTGTGGTCGAGCGTAAGTTGCAAGCACGTATGAAGATTCCGGTCTTCCACGATGATCAACACGGTACAGCGATTGTGGTTGCAGCCGCTATCCTCAATGGTTTGAAGGTGGTTGGTAAAAAAGTAGAAGAAGTAAAGCTCGTTACTTCTGGAGCGGGTGCTGCTGCCTTAGCCTGTTTAGATCTATTGGTTGATTTAGGTATTCAGCGTAAAAATATTTGGGTTACGGACTTAGCTGGCGTTGCTTACAAAGGCCGTAAAGAATTAATGGACCCTGAGAAGGAGCCATTCTGCCAAGACACTGATTTGCGTACATTGGATCAAGCGATTGAAGGTGCGGATATTTTCTTAGGTCTTTCTGCTGGTGGTGTATTGAAGCAAGACATGGTGAAGAAGATGGCGCCTAAGCCATTGGTCTATGCCTTAGCAAATCCAACCCCAGAAATCTTGCCGGAAGAGGTGAAAGCAGTTCGTCCAGATGCAGTGATGGCAACTGGCCGTACTGACTATCCAAACCAAGTGAATAACGTTTTGTGTTTCCCATTCATCTTCCGTGGTGCTTTGGATGTGGGTGCAACAACTATTACTCGTGGCATGGAAGTCGCAGCGGTTAAGGCTGTGGCCGAGTTGGCTCAAGCGGAGCAGAGTGAAGTGGTTGCCTCTGTATACGGCATAGAGAACCTCTCTTTTGGTCCAGAGTATTTAATTCCAAAACCATTTGATCCGCGTTTGATTACGGTGATTGCCCCAGCAGTTGCTAAAGCAGCGATGGATGATGGCGTGGCTTTACGTCCGATTAAAGATTTCGATGCATATCGCAATCAATTGCAACAATTCGTGTACCACTCCGGTACTTTGATGAAACCGCTCTTTAGTATTGCTAAGCGTGTTCCAGCCAATCAAAAACGTATTGTGTTTGCCGAGGGTGAAGACGAGCGTGTATTGCGCGCAGTTCAGATCATCATTGATGAGCATCTTGCTACGCCGATTCTGATTGGTCGACCAGCTGTTATCGAGCATCGCCTCGAGAAGTTTGGCTTGCGCATGAAGGCGGGTGACGACTTTGAGATTGTGAATCCGGAGAATGATTCTCGCTTCCGCGATTTCTGGCAAACCTACCTGGCCCTTACTGAGCGTAAGGGCGTTACACAGTCCTTTGCCAAGTTGGAAGTACGCCGCCGCAATAGTTTGATTGGCAGTCTGTTGATTCAAAAAGGCATGGCAGACGGCATGATCTCGGGCACGGTAGGCAACATAGCCACTCACTTGAAGTATGTCGATGAAGTGATTGGGCATGAGCCTGGCGCGAATGTTTATGGCGCAATGTCTGGTTTGATTTTGCCGGGCCGACAAGTATTCTTAGTGGATACCCATATCAATCTTGACCCTACTGCCGAGCAGTTAGCGGATCTCACTCTCATGGCCGCAAGTGAAATGAGAAAGCTAGGACTAGCTCCTAAAGTGGCATTGCTCTCCCATTCCAATTTTGGTTCAAGCAATGCGCCATCTGCAGTCAAAATGCGCGAAGTGTTGGCATTGCTTCAGAAAGCAGATCCAACTTTAGAAGTTGATGGAGAAATGCATGGCGACAGTGCTCTGGATGCAAGCATTCGTGAAGGTGCGGTATCTTCATCATCACTAAAGGGCGATGCTAATTTGCTGGTATTGCCAAATATCGATGCAGCAAACATTTCCTACAACTTGCTAAAAACAGCAGCTGGTAATGGCATTGCAATTGGTCCATTGTTATTGGGTGTCGCTAAGCCAATTCATATTCTCACTCCGGCCGCAACCGTCCGCCGTATTGTGAATGTGACAACTTTGGCAGTGGTTGAGGCTGCAAGCAACGCTAGAGGCATTACCTAG
- the dapB gene encoding 4-hydroxy-tetrahydrodipicolinate reductase: MKIAIAGATGRMGKMLIEAVLNTADAQLVGALEHTTCPQLGEDAGAFLGKKTGVLISADVAQVLANAEFLIDFTRPEGTMAHLAVAEKTGTKMIIGTTGLTTDQITSLKNASAKLAIVFAPNMSVGVNATFKLLEIAAKMLNQGYDIEIIEAHHKYKVDAPSGTALKMGEVIADALGEKLDDVAVYAREGHTGERKEGSIGFATIRGGDIVGDHTVLFAGDGERIEISHKSSSRQSYAQGSLRAARFLQNQGNGLFDMQDVLGLRK; the protein is encoded by the coding sequence ATGAAGATTGCAATTGCAGGTGCTACAGGTCGTATGGGCAAGATGCTGATTGAGGCTGTTCTCAATACGGCAGATGCTCAATTGGTTGGTGCGCTCGAACACACCACTTGCCCACAATTAGGTGAGGATGCTGGTGCGTTCTTGGGTAAAAAGACGGGCGTATTGATTTCTGCTGATGTTGCTCAAGTATTGGCGAATGCCGAGTTCTTAATTGACTTCACTAGACCTGAGGGCACGATGGCACATTTAGCTGTTGCCGAAAAGACCGGTACCAAAATGATTATTGGTACTACAGGCCTGACAACTGATCAAATTACTAGCCTGAAAAATGCTTCTGCAAAATTAGCGATTGTGTTTGCTCCAAATATGAGTGTGGGTGTTAACGCCACCTTCAAGCTATTGGAGATCGCTGCCAAGATGCTTAACCAAGGTTATGACATTGAGATTATTGAAGCGCATCATAAGTATAAAGTCGATGCTCCTTCTGGCACCGCACTCAAGATGGGTGAAGTGATTGCGGATGCTCTGGGTGAAAAGCTAGATGACGTAGCTGTCTATGCGCGCGAGGGTCATACCGGCGAGCGCAAGGAAGGCTCGATTGGTTTCGCAACTATTCGTGGTGGCGATATCGTAGGTGACCACACTGTTTTGTTTGCTGGCGATGGTGAGCGTATTGAAATTAGTCATAAGTCCTCAAGCCGTCAGTCCTATGCTCAAGGTTCATTGCGCGCCGCACGTTTCTTGCAAAACCAAGGTAATGGTTTATTTGATATGCAAGATGTCCTTGGCTTACGTAAGTAA
- a CDS encoding 16S rRNA (uracil(1498)-N(3))-methyltransferase, translating to MPQFYLPGPWESQKPTALTPEVAHHLRVRRVQAGEFFPVFDGKGQVAKGELLSLSGKTGQVQLTDIRTDTHRETPYAITLAQGLAGGDKMDWIVEKAVETGAQNIAPMQCERSILKLTRSSDLERAQKRLAHWEGIIQAACEQCDRTVLANLEPIQTFEAYLKATPKPALKLLLSPDATKSMYSVLLENAPQDIVLMIGPEGGHSPEEEAQAEAAGYQLVSLGERVLRTETAGVVAITAVHSVWNAEMQNRLK from the coding sequence ATGCCTCAATTTTATCTTCCCGGACCATGGGAATCCCAAAAGCCAACCGCCCTCACTCCCGAGGTTGCCCACCATTTGCGCGTAAGGCGCGTCCAAGCTGGGGAATTCTTCCCAGTTTTTGACGGAAAAGGCCAAGTTGCCAAGGGGGAACTCCTCTCTTTAAGCGGAAAAACAGGTCAGGTTCAGTTAACGGACATCCGCACCGACACCCATCGCGAAACCCCATATGCGATTACTTTGGCTCAGGGACTGGCTGGCGGCGACAAAATGGATTGGATTGTCGAAAAAGCCGTTGAGACTGGCGCACAAAATATTGCTCCGATGCAGTGTGAGCGCTCTATTTTGAAACTCACTCGTTCTAGCGATCTAGAACGCGCCCAAAAACGCCTTGCTCACTGGGAAGGCATTATTCAGGCAGCTTGCGAACAATGCGATCGTACCGTCCTTGCCAACCTAGAACCCATTCAAACATTCGAAGCTTACTTAAAGGCAACTCCAAAACCCGCCCTCAAGCTACTTCTTAGCCCTGATGCAACAAAAAGCATGTATTCAGTACTTCTAGAAAATGCTCCTCAAGATATCGTCTTAATGATTGGGCCAGAAGGTGGCCACTCTCCCGAAGAAGAGGCTCAAGCAGAGGCTGCAGGCTATCAATTAGTCTCTCTGGGTGAGCGGGTTCTAAGAACTGAAACCGCAGGCGTAGTGGCCATTACAGCCGTGCACAGTGTGTGGAATGCTGAAATGCAAAATCGCCTCAAGTAG